The Parus major isolate Abel chromosome 4, Parus_major1.1, whole genome shotgun sequence genome has a window encoding:
- the LOC107202682 gene encoding radial spoke head protein 4 homolog A-like, with the protein MDESLGLDPSEEPQSADPQDAYERGHGPYQPHEPGYGLDQPRYSPYEDEIPDPQAQMMAIKNAKAYLLKTSTKSGLNLYDHLANILTKILDEQPTNAVDIIENISKDVKWTQFRKKMDTLRDEHLIPPTFEAAEKCKALFVKEGGEEEHEEVEEEMGQPSLPNVMETAFYFEQAGIGLNKDESYYIFLALKNLINVHPIQTCRFWGKILGLEMNYIIAEVQLREGEEEEEIEEEGEETIAEGEKELGEGEEEEEQKEKEAEPPKSTYKPPPEIPKEANGTGTNKYVYFVCNEPGKPWMKLPPVTPAQIVCARKIKKFFTGRLDAPVVTFPPFPGNEANYLRAQIARISAGTHVSPTGFYQFAEEEEEEEGADTYEENPEFEPPPVVEMVESLTMWAHHVKGILNQGRCSWVNPSQKSEENEEEDEEEEEEEGEEQQEERGPPLLTVISEDEGMKDIPAWTVQASTNLIPQYSIAILQSNRWPGAYAFASGRKFENIYFGWGHKYSPESHTPALPPPAQAEFPSGPEITETVDPTVEEEMAFKVAQEEALAEAEEEEDEEGEDD; encoded by the exons ATGGACGAGTCACTGGGATTAGACCCTTCGGAGGAACCACAAAGTGCCGACCCACAGGATGCCTATGAACGTGGGCATGGCCCTTACCAGCCACACGAACCGGGCTATGGTCTTGACCAGCCCAGATACAGCCCATATGAGGATGAGATTCCTGATCCCCAAGCCCAGATGATGGCAATCAAGAATGCAAAAGCTTATTTACTGAAGACCAGCACAAAATCTGGCCTGAATTT ATATGATCATTTGGCTAATATACTAACAAAGATCCTGGATGAACAGCCCACAAATGCAGTAGACATAATTGAGAATATCAGCAAGGATGTGAAGTGGACTCAGTTTCGGAAAAAAATGGACACTCTCCGAGATGAACATCTGATTCCTCCAACATTTGAAGCTGCAGAAAAGTGTAAAGCTTTGTTCGTCAAGGAAGGTggagaagaagaacatgaagaagtAGAAGAAGAGATG GGACAGCCCTCTCTACCAAATGTGATGGAAACAGCCTTTTATTTTGAACAGGCTGGAATTGGCTTGAACAAAGATGAATCCTATTACATATTCCTTGCCcttaaaaatctaattaatgTTCATCCAATCCAGACCTGTCGCTTCTGGGGCAAAATTTTGGGCCTGGAAATGAACTATATTATAGCTGAAGTACAGTTAcgggaaggggaagaggaggaagaaatagaagaggaaggagaggaaactATTGCGGAAGGAGAGAAAGAGTTGGGTGAGggtgaagaagaagaagagcagaaagaaaaagaagctgaacCACCAAAGTCCACCTATAAACCCCCACCTGAGATCCCAAAAGAAGCAAATGGGACTGGGACTAATAAATATGTCTACTTTGTCTGTAATGAGCCAGGCAAACCCTGGATGAAGTTGCCTCCAGTGACACCAGCCCAGATTGTCTGTGCCAGGAAAATCAAGAAGTTCTTCACTGGTCGGCTGGACGCTCCTGTTGTGacctttcctccttttcctggaaATGAGGCCAATTACCTGCGTGCACAGATAGCTCGAATCTCAGCAGGAACCCATGTCTCTCCCACTGGGTTTTACCAGtttgcagaggaggaagaagaagaagaaggagcaGATACATATGAGGAAAATCCCGAGTTTGAGCCTCCTCCTGTGGTTGAAATGGTGGAGTCCCTCACAATGTGGGCACACCATGTCAAGGGCATTCTAAATCAG GGTCGCTGTTCTTGGGTTAATCCTTCTcaaaaatcagaggaaaatgaagaagaagatgaagaggaggaagaggaggagggagaagagcaaCAGGAAGAAAGAGGACCACCTCTTCTTACTGTAATCTCTGAAGATGAAG GCATGAAAGACATCCCTGCTTGGACAGTTCAGGCTTCTACAAACCTGATCCCGCAATATTCTATTGCAATCCTGCAGTCTAACCGATGGCCTGGAGCTTATGCCTTTGCTTCTGGCAG GAAATTTGAGAACATCTACTTTGGCTGGGGTCACAAATACAGTCCAGAAAGTCACACTCCTGCACTGCCCCCGCCAGCACAAGCAGAATTCCCCAGCGGGCCAGAAATCACTGAGACAGTAGACCCCACTGtggaagaggaaatggctttcaAGGTTGCACAGGAAGAAGCCTTAGCCgaagctgaggaagaggaagatgaggaagggGAGGATGATTAA